A genomic segment from Leptolyngbya boryana PCC 6306 encodes:
- the pflA gene encoding pyruvate formate-lyase-activating protein: MTNTLSKTAGYIHSIETCGTADGPGIRFIIFTSGCPLRCLYCCNPDCRHLEDGKLVTVDELIEEIQKYIPYMQASGGGVNACGGEPLFQPQFVREIFKRCHELKIHTALDTSGFCELNVAKPVLEYTDLVLLDIKSFDASTYHKVTGVNIEPTLTLARYLNQIHKPVWIRFVLVPGLTDDPQNIAGLADFLATLTNIERVDVLPFHKMGEYKWEQLGYDYQLKDTPNPTSEQVQAAIDIFKSRNLNAM, from the coding sequence ATGACGAATACGCTCTCAAAAACAGCAGGCTACATCCACTCAATCGAAACCTGTGGCACAGCCGATGGTCCCGGCATCCGCTTTATTATCTTTACCTCTGGGTGTCCTCTTCGCTGTCTATACTGTTGCAATCCCGACTGTCGCCATCTCGAAGATGGAAAGCTAGTAACGGTCGATGAACTGATCGAGGAGATCCAAAAATATATTCCCTATATGCAGGCTTCTGGCGGTGGAGTCAATGCCTGCGGAGGGGAACCGCTCTTTCAGCCCCAATTTGTTCGAGAGATCTTTAAACGATGTCACGAACTCAAGATCCATACAGCGCTTGATACATCTGGATTTTGTGAGTTGAATGTTGCAAAGCCTGTGCTCGAGTATACCGACCTTGTGTTACTAGATATTAAATCATTCGATGCAAGCACTTACCACAAAGTAACGGGTGTTAATATCGAACCAACTTTAACTCTTGCTCGGTATCTGAATCAGATTCACAAACCGGTTTGGATTCGATTTGTGCTTGTACCTGGTTTAACAGATGATCCCCAGAATATTGCTGGGCTAGCAGATTTTCTAGCAACGCTCACCAATATCGAAAGAGTTGATGTTTTACCGTTTCATAAAATGGGCGAGTACAAATGGGAGCAATTAGGCTATGACTATCAGCTAAAAGACACCCCAAACCCAACTTCAGAGCAAGTTCAAGCCGCGATCGACATTTTCAAAAGTCGCAATCTCAATGCTATGTAA
- the pflB gene encoding formate C-acetyltransferase encodes MVKQWQDFQSGNWMQEIDVRNFIQTNYTPYTGDDSFLAGVTETTQKLWNQVKDLMKLEREKGILDVDTATVSSITSHVPGYVDRDLEKIVGLQTDHPLKRAIMPFGGIRVVKAALKAYGYELDPNTEAIFHFRKTHNDGVFDAYTQEMRLARHSGIITGLPDAYGRGRIIGDYRRVALYGVDRLIDDKKAQLKSLEVDSIDETVIRTREELSEQIRALFELKEMAAAYGFDISQPAQTAQEAIQWLYFGYLAAVKEQNGAAMSIGRISTFLDIYCERDLAQGRVTESELQELIDHFVMKLRMVRFLRTPDYNDLFSGDPTWVTESIGGMGEDGRPLVTKTSFRFLHTLENLGAAPEPNLTVLWSEQLPRAFKEFCTKTSIATSAIQYENDDVMRPYWGDDYAIACCVSAMRVGKQMQFFGARVNLAKCLLYAINGGKDEKSGEQIAPAAEPITSDFLEYEEVLSKFKAMMAWLAKAYINTLNVIHYMHDKYCYERLEMALHDRDILRTMACGIAGLSVATDALSAIKYAKVKVLRNDAGLAVDYEIEGDFPKYGNNDDRVDQIAVSLVTEFMSELRKHKTYRDAVPTQSVLTITSNVVYGKKTGNTPDGRKAGAPFAPGANPMHGRDIKGAIASLASVAKLPYSESQDGISNTFSIVPTALGRTVGDRVNNLTGMLDGYFHQGGHHINVNVLDREMLLDAMDHPELYPQLTIRVSGYAVNFIKLTREQQLDVLERTFHDRF; translated from the coding sequence ATGGTGAAACAATGGCAAGATTTTCAATCAGGCAATTGGATGCAAGAAATTGATGTTCGCAATTTCATCCAAACCAATTACACACCTTACACCGGAGATGATTCGTTTCTAGCAGGTGTAACTGAAACAACACAAAAGCTTTGGAATCAAGTCAAAGATTTGATGAAGCTAGAGCGTGAGAAAGGCATTTTAGACGTAGATACAGCAACGGTTTCGTCGATTACATCTCATGTTCCCGGATATGTCGATCGCGATTTAGAAAAGATCGTCGGTCTACAAACAGATCACCCTCTAAAGCGGGCAATCATGCCTTTCGGTGGAATTCGAGTTGTGAAAGCTGCGCTCAAAGCCTATGGCTACGAGCTTGATCCCAACACCGAAGCGATCTTTCATTTCCGTAAGACTCATAATGATGGCGTGTTTGACGCTTACACTCAAGAAATGCGCTTAGCGCGGCATTCTGGCATCATTACAGGCTTGCCGGATGCCTATGGTCGAGGTCGAATCATTGGAGACTATCGGCGAGTTGCTTTATATGGGGTCGATCGCTTAATTGACGACAAAAAAGCTCAACTCAAATCGCTCGAAGTTGATTCGATTGATGAAACGGTGATCCGCACCCGTGAAGAACTTTCCGAGCAAATCCGCGCTCTGTTTGAACTCAAAGAAATGGCAGCCGCTTACGGCTTCGACATTAGCCAACCTGCACAAACTGCTCAAGAGGCGATTCAGTGGCTTTATTTTGGCTATCTGGCAGCCGTGAAAGAGCAAAATGGGGCAGCGATGTCGATCGGGCGAATTTCGACCTTCCTGGACATTTATTGCGAACGGGATCTGGCTCAAGGACGGGTCACGGAATCAGAGCTGCAAGAACTGATCGATCACTTTGTCATGAAGCTGCGCATGGTGCGTTTCCTGCGGACTCCAGACTATAACGACCTGTTCTCAGGCGATCCCACTTGGGTGACTGAAAGTATCGGCGGCATGGGCGAAGATGGTCGTCCCTTGGTTACTAAGACCAGCTTCCGATTTTTACACACCCTTGAGAATTTAGGTGCTGCACCCGAACCGAATCTCACGGTGCTCTGGTCAGAACAATTGCCGAGAGCGTTTAAGGAATTTTGTACTAAAACCTCGATCGCAACAAGTGCGATTCAGTACGAGAACGATGATGTGATGCGCCCGTATTGGGGAGATGATTATGCGATCGCGTGTTGTGTCTCGGCAATGCGCGTCGGCAAGCAAATGCAGTTTTTCGGAGCTAGAGTCAATCTTGCTAAATGTTTGCTCTATGCGATCAATGGCGGAAAAGATGAAAAATCGGGTGAGCAAATTGCTCCTGCTGCTGAACCAATCACGTCGGACTTCCTAGAGTATGAAGAAGTGCTGAGTAAATTCAAGGCAATGATGGCTTGGTTAGCCAAAGCTTACATCAATACTTTGAATGTGATTCACTACATGCACGACAAGTACTGTTATGAACGCCTAGAAATGGCATTACATGACAGAGACATTCTCCGCACAATGGCATGCGGAATTGCCGGACTCTCTGTTGCGACCGATGCGCTTTCTGCCATCAAATATGCAAAAGTCAAAGTTCTACGCAACGATGCCGGACTTGCCGTTGATTATGAAATTGAAGGTGATTTTCCGAAGTATGGCAACAATGACGATCGAGTCGATCAGATTGCTGTCAGTCTGGTAACAGAATTTATGAGCGAACTTCGGAAACATAAAACTTACCGGGATGCTGTTCCGACCCAATCGGTGTTAACGATTACGTCGAATGTCGTTTACGGCAAGAAAACCGGAAACACACCCGATGGTCGAAAAGCAGGCGCGCCGTTTGCACCCGGAGCCAATCCGATGCACGGACGAGATATTAAGGGAGCGATCGCTTCTTTGGCTTCTGTCGCCAAACTGCCTTATTCAGAGTCACAAGACGGAATTTCTAACACATTCTCGATTGTGCCTACGGCTCTCGGCAGAACTGTTGGGGATCGCGTCAATAACCTGACTGGAATGTTAGATGGCTATTTCCATCAAGGCGGACATCACATCAATGTGAATGTGCTCGATCGTGAAATGCTGCTAGACGCAATGGATCATCCAGAACTGTATCCTCAACTCACGATTCGCGTGTCAGGCTATGCCGTGAACTTCATCAAACTGACGCGAGAACAGCAGTTAGATGTGTTAGAGCGAACATTCCACGATCGCTTTTAG
- a CDS encoding winged helix-turn-helix transcriptional regulator: MDNAKLNLIDNAKDCLEVTCPIQFVVDLLGNKWSILVLRELFTGNRRTHELLAAMPGISTKTLMVRLRELEEYGLIDRQVFAEVPPHVEYSLTAKGRQIQPVMIALHQVGTQWLEQTPCSCPLEQFNPVENACPSS, translated from the coding sequence ATGGATAACGCTAAGTTGAATTTGATAGATAACGCTAAAGATTGCCTTGAAGTCACATGTCCGATTCAATTCGTCGTCGATCTCCTGGGGAATAAGTGGTCAATTTTAGTACTGCGAGAGCTATTTACAGGCAACCGTCGAACGCATGAACTGTTAGCGGCGATGCCAGGAATTAGTACTAAGACTCTGATGGTTCGGCTACGAGAACTGGAAGAATATGGGTTAATCGATCGTCAAGTTTTCGCAGAGGTTCCGCCTCATGTTGAATATTCTCTGACGGCCAAGGGTCGTCAAATTCAGCCGGTGATGATCGCCCTGCATCAAGTGGGCACTCAATGGTTAGAACAAACACCTTGCTCTTGTCCGTTGGAGCAATTTAATCCGGTAGAAAATGCTTGCCCCTCTTCCTAA
- a CDS encoding LLM class flavin-dependent oxidoreductase, producing MKTGIFCTYENYHQNAQRAIADQVAIVQHAEQLGFEEAWVTEHHFDEFHVSPSILPLLAHLAAVTSRIHLGSAAVLLAFHHPIQIAEDIATLDNLCQGRFAFGIAKGGPFPEQNKHFATPMSEARAKTLESMELVWKLLYESEVSFQGQFYQCDRVTIYPKPVQQPMPVWIASGDDDAIAFAAKHNFGLMGGAPFSIQKLKTTLAKYRQLNASGSEKLMLARFFYVARTDEEAISEALPFIDKFSSRMQGLATQIQKSGNAQNFTQLSQQSNPFDADFLIQNSIIGSVKTCQDKVRQLQEELNVDTIALQPVALDLAKNQESLTRYWQEVRG from the coding sequence ATGAAAACTGGCATTTTTTGCACTTACGAGAACTATCATCAGAATGCACAACGCGCGATCGCGGATCAAGTCGCGATCGTTCAACATGCGGAACAATTAGGGTTTGAGGAAGCTTGGGTGACAGAACATCATTTTGATGAATTCCATGTCAGTCCATCAATTTTACCGTTGCTCGCTCATTTAGCTGCGGTTACAAGTCGAATTCACTTAGGGTCTGCTGCGGTTTTACTCGCATTCCATCATCCGATTCAAATCGCAGAAGATATCGCAACCTTAGATAACTTATGCCAGGGACGATTTGCTTTTGGAATTGCAAAAGGCGGCCCATTTCCAGAGCAGAACAAACATTTTGCGACTCCGATGTCAGAAGCACGGGCTAAAACGTTGGAATCGATGGAGCTAGTTTGGAAGTTGCTGTATGAGTCGGAGGTGTCGTTTCAAGGGCAGTTTTATCAATGCGATCGCGTTACTATCTATCCGAAACCCGTTCAACAACCGATGCCTGTCTGGATTGCAAGCGGCGATGATGATGCGATCGCGTTTGCAGCGAAACATAATTTTGGATTGATGGGAGGCGCGCCATTCTCGATCCAAAAGTTAAAAACGACACTCGCGAAGTACCGTCAGTTGAATGCCAGTGGCTCTGAGAAATTGATGCTAGCTCGATTCTTTTATGTCGCACGAACAGATGAAGAAGCAATCAGCGAAGCTCTGCCGTTTATAGATAAATTTAGTAGCCGAATGCAAGGATTAGCAACTCAGATTCAGAAGAGCGGAAATGCTCAGAACTTTACTCAGTTGAGCCAACAATCGAATCCATTTGATGCTGATTTTCTGATTCAAAATTCGATCATTGGTAGCGTGAAAACCTGCCAGGATAAGGTGAGACAACTTCAGGAGGAGTTGAATGTCGATACGATCGCGCTTCAACCTGTCGCGCTCGATTTAGCCAAGAATCAGGAGAGTCTGACGCGATATTGGCAGGAAGTCCGCGGTTAA
- a CDS encoding sulfate/molybdate ABC transporter ATP-binding protein, whose amino-acid sequence MPLFVNIQKQLTSYPLKIAFDLDQNTLGILGGSGSGKSMTLRCIAGIETPDQGRIVLNDRVLFDSKRGINVPIRDRRVGFVFQNYALFPHLTVAQNIVYGLQHLKRTDQRSRLAEQIEKLHLQGLEDRYPQQISGGQQQRVALARALAIEPEILILDEPFSALDTYLRSHLQEQLAEALATYSGTTLFVTHNLEEVYGICQKILVISDGKQMAYDRKEAIFDRPETYTVAQITGCKNFSQAHQISATRIEAREWGCQLDVVEPIPDDFACVGIRAHHLTFSDDANQMNTFPCWVTKTRETPHRTTIYLKLNSPPLHPMDYHVQAEVFKERWAMVKDQPLPWFVHLDPLRLFMMRSHDVGGG is encoded by the coding sequence ATGCCGTTGTTCGTAAACATCCAAAAACAACTAACGAGCTATCCGCTTAAGATTGCTTTTGATCTAGACCAGAACACACTGGGAATTTTGGGGGGTTCTGGCTCTGGTAAAAGCATGACGCTGCGCTGTATTGCGGGAATCGAAACACCCGATCAAGGGCGAATTGTCTTGAACGATCGCGTGTTATTTGATTCTAAGCGGGGGATTAATGTTCCGATTCGCGATCGCCGAGTCGGATTTGTGTTTCAGAACTATGCTTTATTTCCCCATTTAACCGTAGCGCAGAACATTGTTTATGGATTGCAGCATTTGAAACGAACAGACCAGCGATCAAGATTAGCAGAACAGATAGAAAAACTCCATTTACAAGGGCTTGAGGATCGCTATCCGCAGCAAATTTCTGGAGGACAACAGCAACGAGTTGCATTAGCGCGAGCATTAGCAATCGAACCAGAAATCTTGATTTTAGATGAGCCTTTTTCGGCATTAGATACTTATCTGCGAAGTCATTTACAAGAGCAGCTAGCAGAAGCATTAGCAACCTATTCAGGTACGACATTATTTGTGACGCATAACTTAGAAGAAGTGTATGGAATCTGCCAGAAGATTTTAGTCATCTCAGATGGAAAGCAAATGGCGTACGATCGCAAAGAGGCAATCTTCGATCGACCAGAGACTTACACAGTGGCACAAATTACAGGATGTAAGAACTTTTCTCAGGCGCATCAGATTAGCGCGACTCGGATTGAAGCGCGTGAGTGGGGATGCCAATTAGATGTGGTGGAGCCGATTCCAGATGACTTTGCTTGTGTGGGCATTCGTGCCCATCATTTGACGTTTTCAGACGACGCGAATCAGATGAATACGTTTCCTTGCTGGGTAACAAAAACACGGGAAACGCCGCATCGAACAACGATTTATCTCAAGTTAAACAGCCCGCCCCTGCATCCTATGGACTATCATGTGCAGGCAGAAGTCTTTAAGGAGCGATGGGCGATGGTGAAGGATCAGCCGTTGCCTTGGTTCGTGCATCTTGACCCGTTGCGATTGTTTATGATGCGATCGCACGACGTTGGGGGCGGCTAG
- the modB gene encoding molybdate ABC transporter permease subunit: MNLSPYLLSIQVTIVATLLILMVGLGAAIVLARVRFPGETIVSTILNLPLVLPPSVVGFYLLMAFGRGSPLYEWFGIDILFTWQAAAIASAIVALPLMIESSRSAIASIHPELEAVARTLGSSELEVLWRVTLPMAKPGILAGFILSVARAMGEFGATLMVAASIPGRTQTLPLAIYDAVQNQEYDRAHQMVAVMTLWTFFLLLWARRLEHSNRRSRYAVVRKHPKTTNELSA, translated from the coding sequence ATGAACCTCTCCCCTTATCTCTTATCAATTCAAGTCACGATCGTCGCAACTCTCCTAATTTTAATGGTTGGATTAGGTGCGGCGATCGTTCTTGCACGAGTTCGATTTCCAGGTGAAACGATTGTTTCGACAATTCTCAATTTGCCGTTAGTTCTCCCTCCGAGTGTCGTCGGATTTTATCTACTCATGGCATTCGGTCGAGGTAGTCCACTTTATGAATGGTTCGGGATTGATATTCTATTTACTTGGCAGGCTGCCGCGATCGCATCTGCAATCGTTGCGTTGCCGTTGATGATTGAATCGTCTCGATCGGCGATCGCATCGATTCATCCTGAGCTTGAAGCCGTTGCTCGAACTTTGGGATCTTCGGAATTAGAAGTCTTATGGCGTGTGACCCTACCGATGGCGAAACCTGGAATTCTAGCAGGCTTTATCTTATCGGTAGCAAGAGCAATGGGAGAATTTGGAGCCACCTTAATGGTTGCAGCAAGTATCCCAGGACGGACGCAAACGTTACCTCTAGCGATTTATGATGCGGTGCAAAATCAAGAATACGATCGCGCACATCAAATGGTTGCAGTGATGACCTTGTGGACATTTTTCTTGCTGCTCTGGGCACGTCGATTAGAACATTCAAACCGGAGATCTCGCTATGCCGTTGTTCGTAAACATCCAAAAACAACTAACGAGCTATCCGCTTAA
- the modA gene encoding molybdate ABC transporter substrate-binding protein → MNRRRFFAFASLLLLSCTIVVGCQSKPAVQTPATITVSAAADLKYAFQDLATQWEQETGNKVVLNFGSTGQLAQQIERGASPDLFAAANKSFIEALDQKGLIQSETKLLYGRGRLVIWTKPNRELALKDLKDLTRPEIQRIAIANPNHAPYGIAAQQALESIGIWQEIQPKLVLAENIRQAQQYAETGNVDVALVALSLSVHKSGKWQLIPEELHKPLDQMMAVPKRAQHPGLGQEFAKFIDSQKGRPTMQKYGFVLPGEKIAAE, encoded by the coding sequence ATGAATAGAAGACGATTCTTTGCTTTTGCATCGCTACTTCTGCTGTCCTGCACGATTGTAGTAGGTTGCCAATCCAAGCCTGCTGTACAAACTCCGGCCACTATTACTGTTTCAGCAGCAGCAGATCTGAAATATGCCTTTCAAGACTTGGCAACGCAGTGGGAACAGGAGACCGGAAATAAAGTTGTCTTGAACTTCGGATCGACCGGGCAACTTGCTCAACAAATTGAGCGAGGAGCTTCACCCGATTTATTCGCAGCAGCCAACAAATCATTCATTGAAGCATTAGACCAAAAAGGATTAATTCAATCAGAGACAAAATTACTGTATGGTCGAGGTCGGCTTGTCATCTGGACGAAGCCAAATCGGGAATTAGCACTCAAAGATTTAAAAGATCTGACGCGACCTGAAATTCAACGTATTGCGATCGCCAATCCGAACCACGCACCTTACGGAATTGCTGCTCAGCAAGCATTAGAATCAATTGGGATTTGGCAAGAAATTCAACCGAAATTAGTATTAGCAGAAAATATTCGTCAAGCACAGCAATATGCTGAAACGGGCAATGTTGATGTTGCACTCGTTGCTCTTTCTTTGAGTGTGCATAAATCCGGAAAATGGCAACTGATTCCTGAAGAGTTGCACAAACCACTTGACCAAATGATGGCAGTGCCCAAACGTGCTCAACATCCAGGACTAGGGCAAGAGTTTGCAAAATTCATTGATAGTCAAAAAGGAAGACCAACCATGCAAAAATATGGCTTCGTTCTACCCGGTGAAAAAATCGCAGCAGAATGA
- a CDS encoding TOBE domain-containing protein, whose product MQISARNSLKGTVKQVVPGAINTEIVIEIAPGVEVVSVITKSSAEGLALDIGKAVYAVVKSSDVMVAID is encoded by the coding sequence ATGCAGATCAGTGCTCGTAATTCCCTAAAAGGAACAGTTAAACAGGTAGTTCCAGGAGCAATCAATACAGAGATTGTAATTGAGATTGCACCCGGAGTTGAAGTCGTTTCAGTGATTACGAAATCCTCAGCCGAGGGCTTAGCTTTAGACATTGGAAAAGCAGTGTATGCTGTGGTTAAATCTTCAGATGTAATGGTTGCGATTGATTAG
- the fdxB gene encoding ferredoxin III, nif-specific: MATLTNVTFGGTAWIPQFVQSINQTKCIGCGRCFKACGRDVLALKALNDEGEWVEDEDDEEIERKVMTIANRDKCIGCEACSRVCPKNCYTHESLN; this comes from the coding sequence GTGGCAACTTTAACGAATGTGACGTTTGGTGGAACGGCTTGGATACCGCAGTTTGTACAGTCAATCAATCAGACAAAATGCATTGGCTGTGGTCGATGCTTTAAAGCTTGTGGTCGGGATGTTTTAGCACTCAAAGCTCTGAATGACGAGGGAGAATGGGTCGAGGATGAAGACGATGAGGAGATTGAACGTAAGGTGATGACGATCGCGAATCGCGATAAATGTATTGGTTGCGAAGCTTGTTCGCGGGTTTGTCCGAAGAACTGCTACACCCACGAATCTCTGAATTAA
- a CDS encoding FeoA family protein, whose translation MTGFTIEGSSLKLLKPQEQGVVSRIDSSRGDFVAQKLRSMNITLGTRVTVEQRSPRFLLRVGADQVALSDPLQDAIYVRLSR comes from the coding sequence ATGACAGGATTTACGATCGAAGGTTCCTCACTCAAGCTTCTAAAGCCTCAAGAACAAGGAGTTGTGAGTCGAATTGATAGTTCAAGAGGCGATTTTGTAGCTCAGAAATTACGATCGATGAACATCACTTTGGGAACAAGAGTGACCGTTGAACAGCGATCTCCTCGATTTCTTCTGAGAGTTGGAGCGGATCAAGTCGCACTCAGCGATCCGCTTCAAGACGCAATCTATGTCCGGCTTAGTCGATAA
- the fdxH gene encoding ferredoxin FdxH has translation MATYQVRLINKKRNLDITLPVDEDTTVLEAAEEAELDLPFSCHSGACSSCVGKVVEGEINQDDQTFLDEEQVAKGFVLLCVTYPRTDCTIRTHQEAYLV, from the coding sequence ATGGCTACTTACCAAGTTCGACTGATCAACAAAAAGCGCAACCTCGACATCACACTTCCTGTCGATGAAGATACGACAGTTTTAGAAGCTGCGGAAGAGGCAGAACTCGACTTGCCGTTCTCTTGCCATTCTGGCGCGTGCTCAAGCTGTGTGGGTAAAGTTGTCGAAGGAGAAATTAACCAAGACGATCAAACCTTCCTCGATGAGGAACAAGTTGCTAAAGGGTTTGTCTTGCTCTGTGTGACTTATCCTCGCACCGATTGTACGATTCGCACTCATCAAGAAGCTTACCTAGTTTAG
- a CDS encoding iron-sulfur cluster assembly accessory protein codes for MTVTLTERAELRLRAFLQGTANPTDTKGIRVGVSDGGCSGYQYTLDIANEPKPDDVIEQQGRVKIYIDPQAAALINGVVVDFVEGLMDSGFKFSNPNATDTCGCGQSFQAGDCTPAAVPCS; via the coding sequence ATGACGGTTACTTTGACGGAAAGAGCAGAACTTCGCCTGCGCGCATTCTTGCAAGGCACAGCCAATCCTACAGATACGAAAGGTATTCGAGTTGGGGTATCTGATGGGGGTTGTAGTGGCTATCAATATACGCTGGACATTGCGAATGAGCCGAAACCCGATGATGTAATTGAGCAACAAGGGCGAGTGAAAATCTATATCGATCCACAGGCTGCTGCTTTGATCAATGGAGTCGTGGTTGATTTTGTAGAAGGTTTGATGGATAGCGGATTTAAGTTTAGTAATCCGAATGCGACAGATACTTGCGGGTGTGGACAATCTTTCCAAGCAGGAGATTGCACTCCGGCAGCGGTTCCTTGTAGTTAA
- a CDS encoding HesA/MoeB/ThiF family protein → MLDLTPTELERYRRQMMLPGFDEDAQRRLKSFTALVTGVGGLGGTAALYLAVAGIGKLILVRGGELRLDDMNRQVLMTHDTVGQPRVFKAKETLEKINPDVEVEAVFDYITPDNVDHLVRSTDITLDCAHNFAERDLLNEACVRYRKPMVEAAMDGMEAYLTTILPGQTGCLTCLFPEKPEWDRRGFAVVGAVSGTLACLAALEAIKLITGFEKPLVSELLTMNLGRLEFAKRRIYRDPHCPVCGNHAPWRQHVSRSLESQLRDLDVRSHFQLV, encoded by the coding sequence GTGTTAGACCTAACCCCTACAGAACTAGAACGCTATCGCCGTCAGATGATGCTTCCCGGCTTTGACGAAGATGCACAGCGACGACTGAAATCATTTACAGCGTTAGTCACTGGAGTCGGCGGACTGGGAGGTACAGCAGCCCTGTACCTAGCAGTTGCAGGCATTGGAAAACTCATTTTAGTTCGTGGGGGTGAGTTGCGACTCGACGATATGAATCGCCAAGTTCTCATGACGCATGACACTGTGGGACAACCGCGCGTGTTCAAAGCAAAAGAAACTTTGGAGAAAATCAATCCCGATGTCGAAGTCGAAGCAGTGTTCGACTATATTACTCCGGACAATGTGGATCACTTAGTTCGATCGACTGATATTACACTAGACTGCGCTCACAATTTTGCAGAACGAGACCTGTTAAACGAAGCTTGTGTGAGATACCGGAAGCCGATGGTAGAGGCGGCGATGGATGGCATGGAAGCTTATTTGACCACTATTTTGCCGGGGCAAACAGGCTGTCTTACCTGTTTGTTTCCAGAAAAGCCAGAGTGGGATCGGCGCGGCTTTGCGGTCGTGGGTGCAGTTTCTGGGACGTTAGCTTGTTTAGCAGCATTAGAAGCGATCAAGCTGATAACGGGGTTCGAGAAGCCTTTGGTATCTGAACTGTTGACGATGAATTTAGGACGATTAGAGTTTGCGAAGCGTCGGATTTATCGCGATCCGCATTGCCCTGTCTGTGGCAATCATGCACCTTGGCGGCAGCACGTTAGCCGATCGTTGGAGTCACAACTTCGAGATTTAGATGTGCGATCGCATTTTCAACTTGTCTAG
- the nifW gene encoding nitrogenase-stabilizing/protective protein NifW yields MTTLTLAEFKNITDAEAYFEFFQLPYDAKVVNVNRLHILKKLSQFMAEIDANFPEIDDAERLAQYRDALIQAYETFLTTSPLETKLFKVFNEKPKGVVMLSELSAD; encoded by the coding sequence ATGACGACGTTAACGCTGGCTGAGTTTAAGAACATTACTGATGCTGAGGCATATTTTGAGTTTTTTCAGCTACCTTATGATGCCAAGGTTGTAAATGTGAATCGGTTACACATTCTGAAAAAGCTCTCGCAGTTTATGGCAGAAATTGATGCAAATTTCCCAGAGATTGATGATGCAGAGCGTTTGGCACAGTATCGAGATGCTTTGATTCAAGCTTATGAAACGTTCCTGACAACTTCACCCTTGGAAACGAAACTGTTCAAGGTTTTCAATGAGAAGCCGAAAGGTGTTGTGATGTTGTCGGAACTATCAGCGGATTAA
- a CDS encoding CCE_0567 family metalloprotein, with product MPTTTSVEELKTQIKRLNSKAGQMKMDLHDLAEGLPTDYETLIEVATSTYEIFREIHDLKQQLKQQEQAK from the coding sequence ATGCCAACGACGACCAGCGTTGAAGAACTCAAGACGCAAATCAAACGCCTCAATAGCAAAGCAGGTCAAATGAAAATGGACTTGCACGATCTCGCTGAAGGGTTGCCAACTGATTATGAAACCTTAATCGAAGTCGCAACTTCAACTTATGAGATTTTTCGAGAAATCCATGATCTCAAGCAACAGTTAAAGCAACAGGAGCAAGCAAAATGA
- a CDS encoding NifX-associated nitrogen fixation protein: MSVTEVESTFEVASSPFLKAIVNQIRANDSYGTYRAWSDELLLKPYVVTKAQKREISVDGEVDPITKGRILAFYRAIATRVEEETGQLCQVVIDLSHEGFGWALVFCGRLLVVARTLRDAQRFGFDTLEKTALEGEKIVQNGVNAIQKFPDAAKG; the protein is encoded by the coding sequence ATGAGTGTTACAGAAGTTGAATCGACATTTGAAGTCGCAAGTAGCCCATTTTTGAAAGCGATCGTCAATCAAATCCGCGCCAATGATTCGTATGGAACTTATCGCGCTTGGAGTGATGAGTTGCTCCTGAAGCCCTATGTGGTCACCAAGGCACAAAAGCGTGAGATCTCGGTCGATGGCGAGGTTGACCCGATTACGAAAGGAAGAATTTTAGCGTTCTATCGCGCGATCGCAACTCGTGTGGAAGAAGAAACGGGGCAGCTTTGCCAAGTTGTGATTGATCTAAGTCATGAAGGCTTTGGCTGGGCATTAGTTTTCTGTGGTCGGTTGCTTGTCGTTGCTAGAACCTTGCGGGATGCTCAACGATTTGGATTTGACACGCTCGAAAAGACTGCCCTGGAAGGCGAAAAGATTGTTCAAAATGGCGTGAACGCAATTCAAAAATTCCCTGATGCAGCGAAAGGATAG